One window of the Shewanella khirikhana genome contains the following:
- the asnB gene encoding asparagine synthase (glutamine-hydrolyzing) has product MCGIFGHFSFDKTDMTRDVIRSLGDIINYRGPDGQGIYFGDGVAIGNQRLAIIDVEGGSQPFYSDDGNVVVVQNGEIFNHIELAEELSSTEFSCKTHSDTEVILNLYLTYGIEFVNRLNGMFAIAIYDARIDELFIIRDRVGEKPLYFYQDAKNFIFASEIKSILNFPIKRELNLQALDSYLAYNYVPAPLTMFEGVVHMLPGTYVKVSSNGLESYTWWRLDGRSQNDVSEEQWVERFNETIDDAVRLRLRSDVPFGAFLSGGVDSSTVVGFMAKHLACPVKTFSIGFNEEKYDESPFALEAALRFSTEHECEKVSPNLLSYWDKVIFHCDQPHGDVSFIPTLKVAELASKKVKMVLTGDGADELFAGYDKYRELFESTDPSLPDDDFFDAFINTLSLFSEESRVRLLNPATQIVTTFDHTRELISNRFFELNDNDRINKVLYVDTMLLLSGNNLVKPDRMGMAVSIENRSPFLDYRMIELAFSMPGSMKLKNGETKYIYKKAVSPLIGENLTYRKKQMFTVPIGEWLKHELKDMVYDLLLSEKAKSRNLFDYKFVQSMYEEHCKGECNYTREIRALMALEVWFRQFLPDYRYEA; this is encoded by the coding sequence ATGTGTGGTATTTTTGGACATTTTTCGTTTGATAAAACTGACATGACGAGAGATGTGATCAGGTCGTTGGGTGATATTATCAATTATCGAGGTCCTGACGGTCAAGGAATATACTTTGGCGATGGTGTTGCAATCGGAAACCAGCGTCTTGCGATAATTGATGTTGAGGGTGGTTCCCAACCTTTTTATTCAGACGATGGAAATGTGGTAGTGGTTCAAAATGGTGAGATTTTTAATCACATTGAGCTAGCGGAGGAGTTGAGTAGTACAGAGTTTAGCTGTAAAACCCATAGTGATACTGAAGTCATTCTTAATCTTTACCTTACGTATGGTATCGAATTTGTCAACCGTCTAAACGGTATGTTTGCGATAGCAATTTATGATGCGAGAATTGACGAGTTATTTATTATCAGAGACCGAGTTGGTGAAAAACCATTATATTTTTATCAAGATGCGAAAAACTTCATCTTTGCATCTGAGATTAAATCAATTCTTAATTTCCCTATAAAGCGAGAATTGAATTTGCAAGCATTGGATAGCTATCTAGCTTATAACTACGTTCCTGCGCCATTAACTATGTTTGAAGGGGTGGTGCATATGCTTCCTGGTACTTATGTAAAAGTGTCTTCAAACGGGTTAGAGAGTTATACGTGGTGGCGTTTGGATGGTAGATCTCAAAATGATGTCTCAGAGGAGCAGTGGGTTGAGCGCTTTAACGAGACAATAGATGACGCTGTAAGGTTGAGGTTAAGATCTGACGTGCCTTTCGGCGCTTTTCTTTCCGGTGGCGTGGATTCCTCAACTGTTGTAGGTTTTATGGCTAAGCACCTTGCTTGCCCGGTCAAGACCTTTTCTATAGGATTTAACGAAGAAAAATACGATGAATCACCCTTTGCATTAGAAGCGGCGTTAAGGTTTTCGACTGAACATGAGTGTGAAAAAGTAAGTCCTAATTTGTTATCATACTGGGACAAGGTAATATTCCATTGCGATCAACCCCATGGAGATGTTTCATTTATTCCTACGCTTAAGGTCGCGGAATTAGCTTCAAAAAAAGTTAAAATGGTCCTGACCGGAGATGGGGCCGATGAATTATTTGCAGGTTATGACAAATATAGAGAGTTATTCGAATCTACCGATCCCTCTCTACCTGATGATGATTTTTTTGACGCCTTCATAAACACGTTGTCATTGTTTAGCGAAGAATCTAGAGTCAGGCTTTTGAACCCTGCTACACAGATAGTGACTACCTTCGACCATACTCGGGAACTAATTAGCAATAGGTTCTTTGAGTTAAATGATAACGATAGAATTAACAAAGTTCTCTATGTTGATACTATGTTACTGCTCAGTGGAAATAACTTGGTTAAGCCTGACAGGATGGGAATGGCTGTATCTATAGAAAACAGGTCCCCCTTTCTAGACTACAGAATGATCGAGCTCGCATTTTCTATGCCAGGTTCGATGAAGTTAAAAAATGGGGAAACTAAATATATTTATAAGAAGGCCGTAAGCCCCCTTATCGGCGAGAATCTTACATACAGGAAAAAGCAGATGTTTACCGTTCCTATAGGGGAGTGGTTAAAACATGAACTTAAAGATATGGTATATGATTTGCTGCTCTCTGAAAAGGCTAAATCACGAAACCTTTTTGATTATAAATTTGTTCAGTCGATGTATGAAGAGCACTGTAAAGGGGAATGTAACTATACGAGGGAAATTCGTGCTTTAATGGCTCTTGAAGTTTGGTTTAGACAGTTTTTACCGGATTATCGGTATGAAGCGTAG